The sequence below is a genomic window from Hyperolius riggenbachi isolate aHypRig1 chromosome 7, aHypRig1.pri, whole genome shotgun sequence.
AAGGAGGGGAACTGTCCAGGAAGATGTCTCGCATTGAAAAGATGTGTAATATGACTGACCCAATAACTGTCCTGCAAGATCCAGAATCTGACACAGCTGACCAAGATATGGAGAAACCTTCTGTTACAAATCTAGATGAATTTCTGATTTTGCTTGTGTTACAAAAATCCATAAATGAACTCATTACTCAGATGAAATCACAAACTGTCTTCTCTTTTCCAAAGAAACCTGATCTGTTACTGGATGCAGATACTGCACATAACTTTTTGGATTTGTCTGACTCCAGAACTACCTCAGATTCTGAAATAGATCACTGCAGACCACATTCACTGAAGAGGTTTGCAACATTCCCTCAGGTGATGAGTTGTCAGAGCTTTTCCTCTGGgagacattactgggaagtggaggTCAGTGATGATGGAGATTGGGATGTTGGGGTAAGCTATCCTAGTatagagagagaaggggaggaatCTGCCATTGGAAATAATAACAAATCTTGGAGTTACCGCAGATGTGACAATAAACATTCTGCTTCCCATGACTCAAAAGCAAAGTTATTAAAACCTCAGTCTATCTGCAGAAGATTAGGACTATATCTGGATTATGAAGCTGGACGTCTGTCCTTCTACCAGATGGACGACCCCATCAGCCATTTacacaccttcactgccaccttcactgagcccctccatgctgcttTCTATGTGTATAACAAAGGTTGGGTGAAGATTTTggcagcaggaaatttgggcaaggGGCGAAAGTTTGGATACCGCCATAGGGGCCCATTGAAATAGCGGTGTTGAGGGGAAATATGGGTGCCTGTGTTGCCTGAAAAATAGGTGCTGAAATTACGCCTCAATGCTGATATTTCAATGGGCGTCTATGACTGCACCTGAAAAATTaaatttggggttttttttgtagcGACTTATAgcgagggggtggttaaggttaggcatgcggGACGGTAAAGATTAGACATCAGGTAGGGTGTACGTGCTGGTGGgacggttaggcgtcaggaagggtgtctgtgcaaggggggggggtggttaggtgtcaggtgggagagtaggcttaggtttagctatagtaaaatattggtggcTAAGGTTAGGCATGTGGTAGGGAAGGTGTTTGGTGTAAGAAAGGTGTCTGTGCAGGGTGGTGGGTGTGGTTAGAGTTAAGTTTCAGGAaggatgtgtgtgtgttggggggggggggggggttagtgttaggtgtcaggaagagtgtgtgtgggggggagggagcgatggttaggtgtcaggaatgtTGTCTGTTGGggatggttaggtgtcaggaagggtctATGTGCGGGGGTTGGTAAGGGTTAGGTTGCAGGAAGGGTGTGTGTTTTTGGGGGGATGCGGTTGGGTGTCAGGAAAGGTGTCGGGGGGGGTGAGAGGTTTACTCATCAGGGGGAGGgttgtgtgtgagagtagggttaggtttagcatagtaaaatattggtatttatctTTACAATTTAatggtaaaatatcagtacattttaccaatattcagGTTTCCTGGGCACCCAAATTCCAGGTGCCGTTTTATGTAGGCAAAGATTTCACTCTAAGATGGCATTTCAGTTGGGTTGGCCGGGATGTGAGAGAGCACAGCACAAGGTATCCAAACTGCCTACCTATCCAGAGTTTTAAAATGACTTAACATAGGACTCAAGTGCAACAGCTCCAGTTACATGTCAACTGTGAGAAACTGAAAAACTTCTGACAGTCAAGCATCCCCCTGCCCCACTCTGACGGTCTTTCAAGGTTTAAGTGGTATGTtcatgttgttgttttgttttttttgttttgttttgttttcatttttttgctttctttCTTAATGTTTTTTGCTCAGTCTGTTTTACTGGCCAGAATGACCACTTTTGAAAGAAACATCCTGCATTTTTGGTTGCTATGGTAACGGCTTGTTTGCTGTGTTAGGAATGGGATTTATTCGTGTAGAGTAGACTGTACAGTGATGCCTCTAGTTAAGTTCATAGGTTATATGTATATTGTTTATTATAATGCTAAATAAAATGCTAATAAATCCAGATAATGGAGATGTTGATTGTATAGTCCATCagagctaaaataaataatagctTAGAATTCAGACCACTCAGATGTAACCTTTTTGTATAAATAGCTTTCTGCAGCTATGAATCCTGTCTTGaaattttgatcacatgaccagaagctaCTCTGTGAGTGGATGAGTTTTCAAGTCTGTGGGTGTGGCCAGGTGCGCCGCCAGCATACAGGCGAGCCACGCCCCCGCTTGGGGCTTCACACTGCGGGAGGGCTCGCTCTGCTGTTGGCGTGCAGGTGAGAGCGCCAGGTGGAGCGGCGGGAGGGTGGACATATCAGCAAGGGAGTGGgcagagagaagtttccacttgCCTACCTTGATCCTGGACACAgcttctatctacttcctgtcccagcGCCTGTCGCTATGGTAACGGCACCCcttgtgatgacgtaaccgcatgtcatcacagggggagcttttACCGATGCGACGCGCACTGGGAGAGGCTGAggatagaagctgcgtgcaggatccaggcaggtgagtggaaacttctctctgcccacttcctcgcCAATATGTCCACcctcctgcctatactggggacatctaacaatctaatctatactgggggcatctacctatataacctatactggggggcatctacctatataacctatactgggggcatatacctatgtaatctatactggggacatctacctatctaatctatactggggacatctacctatctattctatactgggcgcatctacctacctaatctatactgagggatatatctaatctatactgaggggtacctacctatctgacctatactgggggcatctacctatctaacctatactgaggtgtacatatctaacctatactgcgtgcacctacctatctaatttttactggggcaaatatattgcctacctatattggaggcacatacctatctaacctttacaggggcacctacctatctatatgggttacctatactggggggacctatagctgactacctatactgcgggcacctatacctgtctccatgttgggggcgcattttacgcccttgccttgagtgcaatttagcctacaaactgctagtatttggctccacccacatcatgttttggccatgcccatttttcatcACGGCGCGCTTTGTGTGCCGCTTTGTTTGGAGGTATCCATTTTTCCTCCTCTCTCATGGATGGGGGGCCTCAACTTAcggactgcttggggccaccaaaaccttagctgcacccctgggtgTGGCTTCTGCAGCTGCTTGCATTGTGTCATCTCCACTGTTCAGACTGAAAGGGGGCGGGCACAGgctgtaagggcctgtacacactgctgcgcttttcaaatcgcacgcgctttttaatcgcaaggtcttttgaaaaataatgaaaatcgtgaaaacctgtacacactggtgcgatgtgcTTTTTCTATTcacatgaaggcttgcgattttaaaagcgcagcagtgtgtacaggccctaatatGTCTGAGAAGATTGCTGCAGTAGTtgagggattattattattattgatttataaagcggcaacatattccgtggcgctgtacaaagtaagaaacaaacctggggtacataataatacagacaatggtgtacaccaaaatacaagatacatagttagtgacaaaatacaaagaatgatacaaaatatagaattggtaatgacagtgataaaagtaacataatgaataaaatgtataatgatttccaagacacaaaagggggagagagccctgcccttgcgagcttacaatctaaagggaattgggggaaacaagaggaggggtagtatacgataaaatatataaaggcagtgtattttaggatacctagtaggaatgcaatttggtcttaggacaaagggaagtggcctaaggtagcgcatatgcttgtcagtacaaatgtgtttttagagagcgtttaaaggtaacaaaggttggcgagtgacggatgtgttgtgggaggggattccagagaaggggtgaagcgcgtgcaaaatcttgtaagcgggaatgtgaggaggtgatgctagaggaggacaacagaagatcgtgtgccgatctgagattgcgattgggtttgtatctggaaatcagTGAGGATACGTgctggggagagagattgtggaaagctttgtaggttagggttaggcgtttgaactggatcctctggttaattggcagccagtgaagagtttgacagagaagagcagcagaggaagattgagaagaaagatgaatgagatgagcagctgagttcagttccgactggagcggggccagtctgttagaaggtggtccacaaagtagtacgttgcagtagtccagacgagaaattataagagcatgtattaacattttagttgtgtcttgagtgagaaaaggacggatgcgagatatgtttatagacacctgagtgtgtacaCTGATGTAGAGAAACATATGTGATGGCGGAAGCGACCTGGGCCCAGAATCTCTTCACTATAGGACAGAACCACCAAATATGTGCAAGGTCTCCTGTTCGTCCACATCCTCTAAAGCATAGGGGAGAGTTATCTTTGGAAATggtgcaacgacgggtctgtcgtcacctctcgctgggcgggttttcaggtgacagcccggcgtgtgtacagtctgtctgcagactgatacggctgtttctgagcgatcccttgcggatcgctcagaaacagccgtatcagtctgcagacacagaggcgtagctagggttttcagcgcccggggacaaagactattaatgcgccccctaaggtgaagggtcgtgaccaaatgtgggcgtggttatgggtgctccacatttggtcttgccccttcaaatgtacatggaggttagcaggctcacgctcacccaccctccctcagtatgtaccttccagcatgttccaagacaaattcagcaatcatgagcccccccatcaagacaaattccgcaatcatgagtaaacatgaggcccccaacatgaccaactcagca
It includes:
- the LOC137525443 gene encoding E3 ubiquitin-protein ligase TRIM39-like, with product MASASLGEELSCSICLSLYTEPVTLTCGHSFCRDCIVTLLETQKASGKVYSCPECRKAYPNHPLLEKNRKLTSIVDNFMAMQQKTQVRCTFCVDVPVSAVKTCQQCETSMCDKHLAAHNETVDHLLVEPTSFFRSKKCSIHKKLLEYYCSEDSTCLCVSCCLVGTHKGHQVELLEEASEKKKEELKHELKMMASKGKLYEGKIQSLQVHKRKAQEKAADEKKRVTALFEDIRRQLEVHEMKVLNEITRQEEQVSQSVSDCIRHLETQGGELSRKMSRIEKMCNMTDPITVLQDPESDTADQDMEKPSVTNLDEFLILLVLQKSINELITQMKSQTVFSFPKKPDLLLDADTAHNFLDLSDSRTTSDSEIDHCRPHSLKRFATFPQVMSCQSFSSGRHYWEVEVSDDGDWDVGVSYPSIEREGEESAIGNNNKSWSYRRCDNKHSASHDSKAKLLKPQSICRRLGLYLDYEAGRLSFYQMDDPISHLHTFTATFTEPLHAAFYVYNKGWVKILAAGNLGKGRKFGYRHRGPLK